A stretch of the Corynebacterium maris DSM 45190 genome encodes the following:
- a CDS encoding acetyl-CoA C-acyltransferase: MSNPNAYLVSGRRTPVGRYGGALSSVRPDDLAALTIRAVIEESGVDPAAVDEVILGNANGAGEENRNVARMAWLLAGYPDTVPGITVNRLCASGMSAIAQAAAMIKTGEADVVVAGGVESMSRAPWVTEKPTTAFAKPGEVFDTSIGWRFTNPVFQAQEKTTFSMPETAEEVARVRDVSRADADAFAAQSQAKATAAIEEGRFDAEIVPVEVTDRKGNVTVVDTDEGPRPGTTEDALSKLRPVVKGGEVVTAGNSSSLNDGASAILVCSEAAIERFGLKARARVVGAANAGLAPEIMGLGPVPATRKLSERIGWSVQDFDAVELNEAFATQSLACMRELELDPEKVNRWGGAIALGHPLGSSGSRLTITLLNRLEAEGGTKGLATMCVGVGQGSAIAIERV; this comes from the coding sequence ATGAGTAACCCGAACGCTTACCTGGTATCCGGCCGACGCACCCCCGTCGGCCGCTACGGCGGAGCATTGTCCTCTGTCCGGCCCGATGACCTGGCCGCCCTGACCATCCGCGCCGTGATCGAAGAGTCCGGCGTCGACCCCGCGGCCGTAGACGAGGTCATCTTAGGCAACGCCAACGGCGCCGGCGAGGAAAACCGCAACGTCGCCCGCATGGCGTGGCTGCTGGCCGGTTACCCCGACACGGTCCCCGGCATCACCGTCAACCGCCTGTGCGCCTCCGGCATGTCCGCCATCGCGCAGGCCGCCGCCATGATCAAGACCGGTGAGGCGGACGTCGTCGTCGCCGGCGGCGTGGAGTCCATGTCGCGCGCGCCTTGGGTGACCGAAAAGCCCACCACGGCCTTCGCCAAGCCCGGCGAGGTCTTCGACACCTCGATCGGCTGGCGCTTCACCAACCCGGTGTTTCAGGCCCAGGAGAAGACGACCTTCTCCATGCCGGAGACCGCCGAGGAGGTCGCCCGCGTGCGCGACGTCAGCCGCGCGGACGCCGACGCTTTCGCCGCGCAGTCGCAGGCTAAGGCGACGGCCGCTATCGAGGAAGGCCGCTTCGACGCCGAGATCGTGCCCGTGGAGGTCACCGACCGCAAGGGCAACGTCACGGTCGTGGACACCGACGAAGGCCCGCGCCCCGGCACCACCGAAGACGCGCTGTCCAAGCTGCGCCCGGTGGTCAAGGGCGGAGAGGTGGTCACCGCCGGCAACTCCTCCTCGCTCAACGACGGCGCCTCCGCCATCCTCGTCTGCTCCGAGGCGGCCATCGAGCGCTTCGGCCTTAAGGCACGTGCCCGGGTCGTCGGCGCCGCCAACGCCGGGCTCGCCCCCGAGATCATGGGCTTAGGTCCGGTCCCGGCGACCCGCAAGCTGAGCGAACGCATCGGTTGGTCGGTCCAAGACTTCGACGCCGTCGAGCTCAACGAGGCCTTTGCCACCCAGTCGCTGGCCTGCATGCGCGAACTCGAGCTCGACCCGGAGAAAGTCAACCGTTGGGGCGGGGCGATCGCGCTCGGCCACCCGCTGGGATCTTCCGGCTCCCGCCTCACCATCACCCTGCTCAACCGCCTCGAGGCGGAGGGCGGGACGAAGGGCCTGGCCACCATGTGCGTGGGCGTCGGCCAGGGCTCCGCCATCGCGATTGAAAGGGTGTAA
- a CDS encoding enoyl-CoA hydratase/isomerase family protein, whose translation MTVTTATEFTSLIFEETEDRVTVRLNRPEVRNAIDDTMVAELHEVCARLENDPKILIITGCEAGGKGIFVSGADIGQLRERRRDDALRGINNTVFNRIAELPSPVIAAVDGFALGGGLELALAADFRVATERAKFGQPETGLGIIAAAGGLWRLRKLVGEALAKEILLAGRILDGAEARDASLVNEIHAPEELLDGAQAFADRIAKQDPLAVRISKAVMAMPESAHPAVDNIAQAVLFESDAKFDRMQAFLDRKKNR comes from the coding sequence ATGACCGTCACCACCGCCACCGAGTTCACCTCCCTGATCTTCGAGGAGACCGAGGACCGCGTCACCGTCCGGCTCAACCGCCCGGAGGTGCGCAACGCCATCGACGACACCATGGTCGCCGAGCTGCACGAGGTCTGCGCGCGTCTCGAGAACGACCCCAAGATCCTGATCATCACCGGCTGCGAAGCAGGCGGCAAGGGGATCTTCGTCTCCGGCGCCGACATCGGCCAGCTACGCGAGCGCCGCCGCGACGACGCGTTGCGCGGCATCAACAACACCGTGTTCAACCGCATCGCCGAACTGCCCTCGCCCGTGATCGCCGCCGTCGACGGCTTCGCCCTCGGCGGGGGCCTGGAGCTCGCGCTGGCCGCGGACTTCCGGGTCGCCACCGAGCGCGCGAAGTTCGGTCAGCCGGAGACCGGCCTGGGCATCATCGCCGCCGCCGGCGGGCTGTGGCGCCTGCGCAAGCTCGTCGGCGAGGCCTTGGCCAAGGAGATTCTGCTGGCCGGGCGCATCCTCGACGGCGCCGAAGCCCGGGACGCGAGCCTGGTCAACGAGATCCACGCCCCCGAAGAGCTGCTCGACGGCGCCCAGGCGTTCGCCGACCGCATCGCCAAGCAGGACCCGCTGGCCGTGCGCATCTCCAAGGCCGTGATGGCCATGCCGGAGTCCGCGCACCCGGCCGTCGACAACATCGCCCAGGCCGTGCTGTTTGAGTCGGACGCCAAGTTCGACCGCATGCAGGCCTTCCTCGACCGCAAGAAGAACCGTTAA
- a CDS encoding 3-hydroxyacyl-CoA dehydrogenase family protein yields MTTQTTTQTLPTDLSVPARVGVLGGGRMGAGIAHSFLAAGAHVTVVDINEDATDAARERIIRDTEGSIKRGAAGTVDEWLSRLSTSTDHAAFTGLPLVVEAVPESMELKASSFAKIAEVAPEAVIATNTSSLSVSDLALTVGNDVIGLHFFNPVPASKLVEIVVADSTPAPLVEQARTWVSGLGKTPIVVADAPGFASSRLGVAIALEAIRMVEEDVASPQDIDNAMVLGYKFPVGPLALTDIVGLDVRLGIAEYLESTLGERFAPPQLMRDMVARGELGRKAGKGFYDYN; encoded by the coding sequence ATGACGACTCAGACCACCACCCAGACCCTGCCCACCGATCTGTCCGTCCCCGCCCGCGTCGGCGTGCTCGGCGGCGGCCGCATGGGGGCGGGCATCGCCCACTCCTTCCTCGCGGCCGGCGCGCACGTCACCGTCGTGGACATCAATGAGGACGCCACCGACGCCGCCCGCGAACGCATCATCCGCGACACGGAGGGCTCTATCAAGCGCGGCGCGGCGGGCACCGTCGACGAGTGGCTCTCCCGCCTGAGCACCTCCACCGATCACGCGGCCTTTACCGGCCTGCCGCTGGTGGTGGAGGCGGTGCCGGAGTCCATGGAGTTGAAGGCATCGTCCTTCGCCAAGATCGCGGAGGTCGCCCCAGAGGCCGTGATCGCCACGAACACCTCTTCGCTGTCGGTCTCCGACTTGGCGTTGACCGTCGGCAACGACGTGATCGGGCTGCACTTCTTCAACCCGGTCCCGGCGTCGAAGCTGGTGGAGATCGTCGTCGCCGACTCCACCCCCGCCCCGCTCGTGGAACAGGCGCGCACCTGGGTCTCCGGGCTGGGCAAAACCCCGATCGTCGTCGCCGACGCCCCCGGGTTCGCGTCCTCGCGCCTGGGCGTGGCCATCGCGTTGGAGGCCATCCGCATGGTCGAGGAGGACGTGGCCAGTCCGCAGGACATCGACAACGCGATGGTGCTGGGTTACAAGTTCCCGGTGGGCCCGTTGGCGCTGACCGACATCGTCGGGCTGGACGTGCGCCTGGGCATCGCCGAGTACCTGGAGTCGACCCTGGGCGAGCGTTTCGCTCCGCCACAGCTGATGCGCGACATGGTCGCCCGCGGGGAGCTCGGTCGCAAGGCCGGCAAGGGTTTCTATGACTACAACTGA
- a CDS encoding PaaI family thioesterase → MADVWTIELGELDEKMGVKVLEQSAKRVVATMPIDGNRQSLGLLHGGGMVALAEAVGSWAAVIHASTMGKAAVGVDVNATHHASGHEGTVTATATAIRLGRRLTSHEIVIEDDAGRRLCTARITNAIVDKR, encoded by the coding sequence ATGGCTGATGTCTGGACGATCGAACTCGGCGAGCTCGACGAGAAAATGGGCGTGAAAGTGCTGGAACAGTCGGCCAAACGGGTGGTGGCGACGATGCCGATCGACGGCAACCGGCAGTCCCTGGGACTGCTGCACGGCGGGGGGATGGTCGCCCTGGCCGAGGCCGTGGGGTCCTGGGCCGCGGTGATTCATGCCTCGACGATGGGCAAAGCGGCGGTGGGGGTGGACGTCAACGCCACCCACCACGCCTCCGGCCACGAGGGCACGGTGACGGCCACGGCCACGGCGATCCGGCTCGGCAGGCGTCTGACCAGCCACGAGATCGTCATCGAGGACGACGCCGGCCGACGGCTGTGCACGGCGCGGATCACCAACGCCATCGTCGATAAGCGGTGA
- the paaZ gene encoding phenylacetic acid degradation bifunctional protein PaaZ codes for MTAILTDTLVPSYLSGQWTSPAEGARAKDVLDASTGEVAARVSAEGLDIAGAVDYARTVGQANLRELTIHERAGIIKQLAMHLNDNKDELYRLAAKAGATARDNGVDVDGGISTMFVFSSKARRELPNSTVIVDGNTEVLSRDGSFLGTHVYTTMTGAAVQINAFNFPVWGMLEKFAPAFIAGMPTVVKPATPTGYISQACVRLMLDSGLLPEGSLQIISGSAHDLLDHLDYRDHVAFTGSAQTAATLRSHEAVQQRGLRFTAEADSLNAAILGEDAAPGTPEFDLYVKAVFNEVTSKAGQKCTAVRRAIVPAAHAQAVAEALATRLNEKVVAGDPRAEGTTMGPLVSVDQAQDVAEATQKLIDAGGQVITGGPEHADGAFFAPTVLLFDDADTDAAHSVEAFGPVVSVLGYQDTEDAVRLAARGEGSLVASVVTHDNEIAARIGLGIASHHGRLHFLDRDDAKTSTGHGSPLPHLVHGGPGRAGGGEELGGVRAIKHYMQRTALQGTPNHLTAVTGQWHRGADVQRVTRTEVEAGTAEHPFRKDGATLRLGDQFASDPREVTMQEILDFAETTGDKFYAHVDQEAAQANPFFPDRVAHGYLLVSWGAGLFVEPAPGPVLANYGLENLRFTQPVTAGDTVRIELTAKRITPRVTDDYAEVVWDAAILNQDDELVATYDVLTLNEKVNTTYANWDK; via the coding sequence ATGACTGCGATTCTCACCGACACCCTCGTCCCCTCCTACCTGAGCGGCCAGTGGACCAGCCCGGCCGAAGGCGCCCGCGCCAAGGACGTCCTCGACGCCAGCACCGGCGAGGTCGCCGCCCGTGTCAGCGCCGAGGGCCTCGACATCGCCGGCGCCGTCGATTACGCCCGCACCGTCGGCCAGGCCAACCTGCGCGAGCTGACGATCCACGAACGCGCCGGCATCATCAAGCAGCTGGCCATGCACCTCAACGACAACAAGGACGAGCTCTACCGCCTGGCGGCCAAGGCCGGCGCCACCGCCCGCGACAACGGCGTCGACGTCGACGGCGGCATCTCCACGATGTTCGTCTTCTCCTCCAAGGCCCGTCGCGAACTGCCGAACTCCACCGTCATCGTCGACGGCAACACCGAGGTCCTCTCCCGCGACGGCAGCTTCCTGGGCACCCACGTCTACACCACGATGACCGGCGCGGCCGTGCAGATCAACGCCTTCAACTTCCCCGTCTGGGGCATGCTGGAAAAGTTCGCGCCCGCCTTCATCGCCGGCATGCCGACGGTGGTCAAGCCCGCCACGCCCACCGGCTACATCAGCCAGGCCTGCGTGCGCCTGATGCTCGACTCCGGCCTGCTGCCGGAAGGCTCGCTGCAGATCATCTCCGGCTCCGCCCATGACCTGCTGGACCACCTGGACTACCGCGACCACGTCGCGTTCACCGGTTCCGCGCAGACGGCGGCCACCCTGCGCTCCCACGAAGCCGTCCAGCAGCGCGGCCTGCGCTTCACCGCCGAGGCCGACTCCCTCAACGCCGCCATCCTGGGCGAGGACGCCGCTCCGGGCACCCCGGAATTCGACCTCTACGTCAAGGCCGTGTTCAACGAGGTCACCTCCAAGGCCGGCCAGAAGTGCACCGCGGTGCGCCGCGCGATCGTGCCCGCCGCCCACGCCCAGGCCGTGGCCGAGGCACTGGCCACCCGCCTCAACGAGAAGGTCGTGGCCGGCGACCCGCGCGCCGAGGGCACCACCATGGGCCCGCTGGTCTCCGTGGACCAGGCCCAGGACGTCGCCGAGGCGACCCAGAAGCTCATCGACGCCGGCGGCCAGGTCATCACCGGCGGCCCGGAGCACGCCGACGGCGCTTTCTTCGCTCCGACCGTCCTGCTGTTCGACGACGCAGACACCGACGCCGCGCACTCCGTCGAGGCCTTCGGCCCGGTCGTCTCGGTGCTGGGCTACCAGGACACCGAGGACGCGGTCCGCCTCGCCGCCCGCGGCGAGGGCTCGCTGGTCGCCTCCGTCGTCACGCACGACAACGAGATCGCCGCCCGCATCGGCCTGGGCATCGCCTCCCACCACGGCCGCCTTCACTTCCTGGACCGCGACGACGCGAAGACCTCCACCGGCCACGGCTCCCCGCTGCCGCACCTCGTGCACGGCGGACCGGGCCGCGCCGGCGGCGGCGAGGAGCTCGGCGGCGTACGCGCCATCAAGCACTACATGCAGCGCACCGCCCTGCAGGGCACCCCGAACCACCTGACCGCCGTGACCGGCCAGTGGCACCGCGGCGCCGACGTCCAGCGCGTCACCCGCACGGAGGTCGAGGCCGGCACCGCCGAGCACCCCTTCCGCAAGGACGGCGCCACCCTGCGCCTCGGCGACCAGTTCGCCTCCGACCCGCGCGAGGTCACGATGCAGGAAATCCTGGACTTCGCGGAGACCACCGGCGACAAGTTCTACGCCCACGTCGACCAGGAGGCCGCCCAGGCCAACCCGTTCTTCCCGGACCGCGTCGCCCACGGCTACCTGCTGGTCTCCTGGGGCGCCGGGCTGTTCGTCGAGCCGGCCCCGGGCCCGGTGCTGGCCAACTACGGCCTGGAGAACCTGCGCTTCACCCAGCCGGTCACGGCCGGGGACACGGTGCGCATCGAGCTGACCGCCAAGCGCATCACCCCGCGCGTGACCGACGACTACGCCGAGGTCGTCTGGGACGCGGCCATCCTCAACCAGGACGACGAACTGGTGGCCACCTACGACGTGCTCACCCTGAACGAGAAGGTCAACACCACCTACGCGAACTGGGACAAGTAG